The Halobacterium litoreum genome includes a region encoding these proteins:
- a CDS encoding transcription factor — MAFEDLLDEPVVQKYLHELVGPKGMPVAAAPPDGEVTDEELAERLGLELNDVRRALFILYENDLATYRRVRDEDSGWLTYLWTFEYDNVPENLREEMERLLDALVERREYELENEFYLCEVCSIRFEFAEAMDLGFECPECGSSVEAMENTHLVDAMDERIENLRSELGVKA, encoded by the coding sequence ATGGCTTTTGAGGACTTGCTGGACGAACCCGTGGTGCAGAAGTACCTCCACGAGTTGGTCGGGCCGAAGGGGATGCCCGTGGCCGCGGCGCCCCCGGACGGGGAGGTCACCGACGAAGAGTTGGCCGAGCGCCTCGGTCTGGAGTTGAACGACGTGCGTCGCGCGCTGTTCATCCTCTACGAGAACGACCTCGCGACCTACCGACGGGTGCGCGACGAGGACTCGGGGTGGCTGACGTACCTCTGGACGTTCGAGTACGACAACGTCCCCGAGAACCTCCGCGAGGAGATGGAGCGCTTACTCGACGCGCTCGTGGAGCGCCGCGAGTACGAACTGGAAAACGAGTTCTACCTCTGTGAGGTGTGTTCGATTCGCTTCGAGTTCGCGGAAGCGATGGACCTCGGCTTCGAGTGCCCCGAGTGCGGGTCGTCGGTCGAGGCGATGGAGAACACCCACCTCGTGGACGCGATGGACGAACGCATCGAGAACCTCCGCTCGGAACTAGGCGTGAAGGCCTGA
- a CDS encoding DUF445 family protein, with amino-acid sequence MNPSRVDSLTDLAYGVLIFVSVALILVVGTETGLAFGLGALLSYVLHIGWKMARFDPQWMTQAVDETVEKKVDETVGETVEQKVDQTVEEQVSRTVEETVDQTVGETVEAKVDETVDKTVEEKVGETVGETVDKTVGDTVDETVEKTVEEKVGETVEEKVGETVEKTVEEKVEEKVDETVGETVDESVDVTVEEKVEQKVEEKVDETVGETVDESVNVTVEEKVEETVDETVGETVDETVEEKVDETVEKTVEQTVEEKVDETVDETVDEKVDQTVEEKVEQTVEEKVDETVDETVEKTVDEKVDQTVDETVDETVEKTVEQTVDEKVDQTVDETVDEKVDETVEKTVEEKVEEKVDETVDETVEKTVDEKVEQTVEEKVEEKVNGDESDEDDESSS; translated from the coding sequence GTGAATCCGAGTCGCGTAGACAGCCTGACCGACCTCGCGTACGGCGTCCTCATCTTCGTGTCCGTCGCGTTGATTCTCGTCGTCGGGACGGAGACCGGGTTGGCGTTCGGGCTGGGCGCGTTGCTGTCGTACGTGCTCCACATCGGGTGGAAGATGGCGCGCTTCGACCCGCAGTGGATGACCCAAGCCGTCGACGAGACGGTGGAGAAGAAGGTGGACGAGACGGTCGGCGAGACGGTCGAACAGAAGGTCGACCAGACCGTCGAGGAGCAGGTGTCCCGGACCGTCGAGGAGACCGTCGACCAGACCGTCGGCGAGACCGTGGAGGCGAAAGTGGACGAGACGGTGGACAAGACAGTCGAGGAGAAGGTCGGTGAGACGGTCGGCGAAACCGTCGACAAGACGGTCGGCGACACCGTGGACGAGACCGTCGAGAAAACCGTCGAGGAGAAAGTCGGCGAAACCGTCGAGGAGAAAGTCGGCGAAACCGTCGAGAAGACAGTCGAAGAGAAGGTCGAGGAGAAGGTCGACGAGACGGTCGGCGAAACCGTCGACGAATCCGTGGACGTCACCGTCGAGGAGAAAGTCGAACAGAAAGTCGAGGAGAAGGTCGACGAGACGGTCGGCGAAACCGTCGACGAGTCGGTAAACGTCACCGTCGAGGAGAAAGTCGAAGAGACGGTGGACGAGACGGTCGGCGAAACCGTCGACGAGACGGTCGAGGAGAAGGTGGACGAAACTGTCGAGAAGACCGTCGAGCAGACCGTCGAAGAGAAGGTCGACGAAACCGTCGACGAAACCGTCGACGAGAAGGTCGACCAGACTGTCGAGGAGAAGGTCGAACAGACCGTCGAAGAGAAGGTCGACGAAACAGTCGACGAGACAGTCGAGAAGACCGTCGACGAGAAAGTGGACCAGACCGTGGACGAGACAGTCGACGAGACAGTCGAGAAGACCGTCGAACAGACGGTCGACGAGAAGGTCGACCAGACCGTGGACGAGACAGTCGACGAGAAAGTCGACGAAACCGTCGAGAAAACCGTCGAGGAGAAAGTCGAAGAGAAGGTCGACGAAACCGTCGACGAAACCGTCGAGAAAACTGTCGACGAGAAGGTCGAACAGACTGTCGAGGAGAAAGTCGAAGAGAAGGTCAACGGCGACGAGAGCGACGAAGACGACGAGTCCTCGTCGTAA
- a CDS encoding DUF5786 family protein — MGFGSYDESEQGDQDTDIDEDAAVNVHENDHDGAVTFDSDADSDELIDQLQSMKDDD, encoded by the coding sequence ATGGGTTTTGGTAGTTACGACGAGTCCGAACAAGGGGACCAGGACACGGACATCGACGAGGATGCGGCCGTGAACGTTCACGAGAACGACCACGACGGGGCCGTCACCTTCGACTCCGACGCCGACAGCGACGAACTCATCGACCAACTGCAGTCGATGAAAGACGACGACTGA
- a CDS encoding DUF5803 family protein has translation MRKLLVAVAVAALAVSAGCLGAGGGGPSQQQLEQNATYDWQKDTDVAIDVGGGEYRVVATVDNQSEVRLARNTGFGGRNALSISAVQFRYENGTQVGADAIDVSTRNSRTIVTFPASNGTFAYSANAGGRSVTVPVGFEGSHELVLPSGMRVSVPVFGVVEPSGWQKTVEDNRVHVRWESLDGGTIDAKYYLQRDLLLFGGITGALTVVALLGVVYYRLQIRRLEDEREQAGLDVEE, from the coding sequence ATGAGGAAACTGCTGGTCGCTGTCGCGGTCGCCGCCCTCGCCGTCAGCGCCGGCTGTCTCGGGGCGGGCGGCGGCGGGCCGAGCCAACAGCAACTCGAACAGAACGCGACCTACGACTGGCAGAAAGACACCGACGTCGCCATCGACGTGGGCGGCGGCGAGTACCGCGTCGTGGCGACCGTCGACAACCAGAGCGAGGTCAGGCTCGCGCGCAACACCGGGTTCGGCGGTCGGAACGCGCTCTCTATCTCCGCGGTGCAGTTCCGCTACGAGAACGGCACGCAGGTCGGCGCCGACGCCATCGACGTGTCCACGCGGAACTCGCGGACGATAGTGACGTTCCCGGCGTCGAACGGGACGTTCGCGTACTCCGCGAACGCGGGCGGCCGGTCGGTGACGGTGCCGGTCGGCTTCGAGGGCTCGCACGAACTCGTGTTGCCCTCGGGGATGCGCGTCTCGGTGCCGGTCTTCGGCGTCGTCGAACCGTCCGGCTGGCAGAAGACAGTCGAGGACAACCGCGTCCACGTCCGCTGGGAGTCTCTCGACGGCGGCACCATCGACGCGAAGTACTACCTCCAGCGGGACCTCCTCCTGTTCGGCGGCATCACGGGCGCGCTGACGGTGGTCGCGCTGCTCGGCGTCGTCTACTACCGCCTCCAGATTCGGCGACTGGAGGACGAGCGCGAGCAGGCGGGACTGGACGTCGAGGAGTAG
- a CDS encoding tRNA (cytidine(56)-2'-O)-methyltransferase, with product MQGDREVAVLRYGHRPGRDDRMTTHVGLTARALGADRVILPDNASQSEETVADITGRFGGPFGVERTEELDATIRDWDGVVVHLTMYGEPVQDVEDDIRNAHADDALLVVVGGEKVPFDVYRHADWNVGVTNQPHSEVAGLAVFLDRLFDGSELDQTYEDADRRVIPEACGKHVEDVDDE from the coding sequence ATGCAGGGTGACAGAGAAGTCGCGGTGCTCCGGTACGGCCACCGTCCGGGCCGCGACGACCGCATGACCACCCACGTCGGCCTGACGGCGCGAGCGCTCGGCGCTGACCGCGTGATTCTCCCGGACAACGCCAGCCAGTCCGAGGAGACCGTCGCGGACATCACGGGCCGCTTCGGCGGGCCGTTCGGCGTGGAGCGAACTGAGGAACTGGACGCCACCATCCGGGACTGGGACGGCGTCGTCGTCCACCTCACGATGTACGGCGAACCCGTCCAGGACGTCGAGGACGACATCCGGAACGCCCACGCTGACGACGCGCTCCTGGTCGTCGTCGGCGGCGAGAAGGTGCCCTTCGACGTCTACCGGCACGCCGACTGGAACGTCGGCGTCACGAACCAACCGCACTCCGAGGTCGCCGGCCTCGCCGTGTTCCTCGACCGCCTGTTCGACGGGTCGGAACTCGACCAGACCTACGAGGACGCCGACCGGCGCGTGATTCCCGAGGCCTGCGGGAAACACGTCGAGGACGTAGACGACGAGTAG
- a CDS encoding universal stress protein, which translates to MVARVLVPMDDSEMAERALEYAIDAHPDAEISVLHVVGEPSATMGEAVGLALEDDVERAAETLAEDVLDRAREIASDAGVDVATEVRWGSPAKVIVGMADDFDVVVVGSHGGGLAERLFVGNIAKTVFQRSPVPVTVVR; encoded by the coding sequence ATGGTCGCTCGCGTTCTCGTCCCGATGGACGACTCTGAGATGGCCGAACGAGCGCTCGAGTACGCCATCGACGCCCACCCCGACGCCGAGATTTCCGTCCTCCACGTCGTCGGCGAACCGTCCGCGACGATGGGGGAGGCGGTCGGCCTGGCGCTGGAGGACGACGTCGAGCGTGCCGCCGAGACCCTCGCCGAGGACGTCCTCGACCGCGCCCGCGAGATTGCGAGCGACGCCGGCGTCGACGTGGCCACCGAAGTCCGCTGGGGGAGCCCCGCGAAAGTCATCGTCGGCATGGCCGACGACTTCGACGTGGTCGTCGTCGGGAGTCACGGCGGCGGCCTGGCCGAGCGACTGTTCGTCGGGAACATCGCGAAGACCGTCTTCCAGCGGTCGCCCGTGCCGGTGACCGTCGTCAGGTGA
- a CDS encoding DUF7522 family protein — translation MDETATELADELRGRVGESLRVVGHHEGDAWAVDYMRDDLRDTYETDDIDAIADDLALSAVGNDRQEDLYALGDLRATVRLFDDGIVVHVPTDAQSGYLVSVADDADVLGRDVVSVVRDTVA, via the coding sequence ATGGACGAGACTGCGACCGAGCTCGCCGACGAACTCCGCGGTCGCGTCGGCGAGTCGCTCCGCGTCGTCGGCCACCACGAGGGCGACGCGTGGGCCGTCGACTACATGCGCGACGACCTCCGAGACACCTACGAGACCGACGACATCGACGCCATCGCCGACGACCTCGCGCTCTCCGCGGTCGGGAACGACCGGCAGGAAGACCTCTACGCGCTCGGCGACCTCCGAGCGACCGTCCGCCTGTTCGACGACGGCATCGTCGTCCACGTCCCGACGGACGCGCAAAGCGGCTACCTCGTCTCCGTCGCGGACGACGCCGACGTGCTCGGGCGGGACGTCGTCTCGGTCGTCCGGGACACCGTCGCGTGA
- a CDS encoding competence/damage-inducible protein A — protein sequence MQVALVTVGDELLVGDTANGNATWLGEQLTERGADVARVAVVPDDVDAIREEVARLASAFDAVVVTGGIGPTHDDVTMDGVAAAFDREVVEHADAVTYFDDHATYERQELTDGTTHLPAGARLLENVEGVAPGAVVENVYVMPGVPAEMEAMFETVADEFGGESAHVEFVYVDAPESSLLDALAELRERFDVTVGSYPGEEVRVKIRHRDEKRVREAADWFRERVGTAVQR from the coding sequence ATGCAGGTCGCGCTGGTCACCGTCGGCGACGAACTTCTGGTCGGCGACACGGCGAACGGGAACGCGACGTGGCTCGGCGAGCAGTTGACCGAGCGCGGCGCGGATGTCGCGCGGGTCGCCGTCGTGCCGGACGACGTGGACGCCATCCGCGAGGAGGTCGCGCGGCTGGCGTCGGCGTTCGACGCGGTGGTCGTCACGGGCGGCATCGGGCCGACCCACGACGACGTGACGATGGACGGCGTCGCCGCGGCGTTCGACCGCGAGGTCGTCGAGCACGCGGACGCGGTGACGTACTTCGACGACCACGCTACCTACGAGCGACAGGAGTTGACCGACGGCACCACCCACCTCCCGGCGGGCGCGCGCTTACTGGAGAACGTCGAAGGGGTGGCGCCGGGTGCGGTCGTCGAGAACGTCTACGTGATGCCGGGCGTGCCCGCGGAGATGGAGGCGATGTTCGAGACGGTCGCCGACGAGTTCGGTGGCGAGTCTGCCCACGTGGAGTTCGTCTACGTCGACGCGCCCGAGAGTTCGCTGTTGGACGCGCTCGCGGAGTTACGGGAGCGATTCGACGTGACGGTCGGCAGTTACCCCGGCGAGGAGGTGCGCGTGAAGATTCGCCACCGGGACGAGAAGAGAGTCCGCGAGGCGGCCGACTGGTTCCGGGAGCGCGTCGGCACCGCGGTTCAGCGGTAG
- a CDS encoding ATP-NAD kinase family protein, with protein MRTVGVVVNPIAGMGGRVGLKGTDGNVAEARERGAEPRAPDRARDALAALHEHAPDADVLAYGGEMGEFEARDAGFDPVVVGEPAGEETTAADTRDAVRAFAERDADLILFVGGDGTATDVAETLDELDADVPVLGVPAGVKVYSSVFGVRPEAAGRVAATFEETEAREVSDIDEDAYRDGDVRTRLRGVVDVPVAEDLQSAKQVHAGSTGSLAEGVASSVEGGVTYVLGPGGTIGRIADELGVDGSPLGVDVYRDGELVVRDGSEREILDALGDENVIFVSPIGGQGFVFGRGNHQISPAVIERSEVRVVASPRKLDETGVLRVDTGDESVDESLRGWTKVRVGRFEERMVKVV; from the coding sequence ATGCGAACTGTCGGGGTCGTCGTGAATCCGATTGCTGGCATGGGGGGTCGCGTCGGCTTGAAGGGGACCGACGGGAACGTCGCCGAAGCCCGCGAGCGCGGGGCGGAACCGCGGGCGCCGGACCGCGCTCGCGACGCGCTCGCGGCGCTCCACGAGCACGCGCCCGACGCCGACGTGCTCGCGTACGGCGGCGAGATGGGCGAGTTCGAGGCGCGGGACGCGGGGTTCGACCCGGTGGTCGTCGGCGAGCCCGCGGGCGAGGAGACGACCGCCGCCGACACCCGAGACGCGGTGCGGGCGTTCGCGGAGCGAGACGCGGACCTGATTCTGTTCGTCGGCGGCGACGGCACCGCGACCGACGTGGCGGAGACGCTGGACGAACTCGACGCGGACGTGCCCGTGCTCGGCGTGCCGGCGGGCGTGAAAGTCTACTCGTCGGTGTTCGGCGTCCGGCCCGAGGCGGCGGGCCGGGTCGCTGCGACGTTCGAGGAGACGGAGGCCCGCGAGGTCAGTGACATCGACGAGGACGCCTATCGCGACGGCGACGTGCGCACTCGCCTCCGTGGCGTCGTCGACGTGCCGGTCGCCGAGGACCTCCAGTCCGCGAAGCAAGTCCACGCCGGGAGCACGGGGAGTCTCGCCGAGGGCGTCGCGTCGAGCGTCGAGGGCGGCGTGACCTACGTGCTCGGCCCGGGCGGTACCATCGGGCGCATCGCCGACGAACTCGGCGTCGACGGCTCCCCGCTCGGCGTGGACGTCTACCGGGACGGCGAACTCGTCGTCCGGGACGGGAGCGAGCGCGAGATTCTGGACGCGCTCGGCGACGAGAACGTGATTTTCGTCTCCCCCATCGGCGGTCAGGGGTTCGTGTTCGGCCGGGGGAACCACCAGATTTCGCCCGCCGTCATCGAGCGCAGCGAGGTGCGGGTCGTCGCGTCCCCGCGGAAACTCGACGAGACCGGCGTCCTGCGCGTCGACACCGGCGACGAGTCGGTCGACGAGTCGCTGCGCGGCTGGACGAAGGTCAGGGTGGGACGCTTCGAGGAGCGAATGGTGAAGGTCGTCTGA
- a CDS encoding NAD-dependent epimerase/dehydratase family protein, with amino-acid sequence MDLTDKRVVVTGAAGLVGSHLAAALADDNDVLAVDDLSKGTRERVPDGVEFRQRDMCDPEDVADAITEDVDIVFHFAAYTDTNYGNPRQLFEENGEMTYNVLERMDEVGVDNLAFTSSSTVYGEAPMPTPEDYAPLEPISIYGASKLADEGIVSTYAHSHGIQTWMYRFANIVGPKQRGNVIPDFIEKLLEDPETLTILGDGRQEKSYLHVEECVDAMLHVVEHAEDDLNTYNLGTRTTTSVNAIADIVADEMGLDPDYEYTGGDRGWTGDVPKMRLSIEKLSALGWEPSLSSDESVRTAARGLVEELRAERE; translated from the coding sequence ATGGACCTCACGGACAAGCGCGTCGTCGTGACGGGCGCGGCGGGCCTCGTCGGCTCGCACCTCGCCGCCGCGCTCGCCGACGACAACGACGTGCTGGCGGTCGACGACCTCTCGAAGGGAACGCGAGAGCGCGTGCCCGACGGCGTCGAGTTCCGGCAGCGGGACATGTGCGACCCCGAGGACGTGGCCGACGCCATCACCGAGGACGTGGACATCGTCTTCCACTTCGCGGCGTACACGGACACGAACTACGGGAACCCACGCCAGTTGTTCGAGGAGAACGGCGAGATGACGTACAACGTCCTCGAACGCATGGACGAGGTGGGCGTCGACAACCTCGCGTTCACGTCCTCCTCGACGGTGTACGGCGAGGCGCCGATGCCGACGCCCGAAGACTACGCGCCCCTCGAACCCATCTCCATCTACGGCGCGAGCAAACTCGCCGACGAGGGCATCGTCTCGACGTACGCCCACTCCCACGGCATCCAGACGTGGATGTACCGGTTCGCGAACATCGTCGGGCCGAAGCAACGCGGGAACGTGATTCCGGACTTCATCGAGAAGTTGCTCGAGGACCCGGAGACGCTGACGATTCTCGGCGACGGGCGACAGGAGAAGTCCTACCTCCACGTCGAGGAGTGCGTCGACGCGATGCTCCACGTCGTCGAACACGCCGAGGACGACCTGAACACGTACAACCTCGGGACGCGCACCACGACGTCGGTGAACGCTATCGCCGACATCGTCGCCGACGAGATGGGACTCGACCCGGACTACGAGTACACGGGCGGCGACCGCGGGTGGACCGGTGACGTGCCGAAGATGCGCCTCTCCATCGAGAAGCTGTCGGCGCTCGGCTGGGAACCGTCGCTTTCCAGCGACGAGTCCGTGCGGACGGCGGCCCGCGGCCTCGTCGAGGAACTGCGCGCGGAACGCGAATAG
- a CDS encoding SDR family NAD(P)-dependent oxidoreductase: MVRPEVGASVGHRDCSGETVLVTGATSGVGREVALALARLGADVLVHGRDAARGESVASELRALGSDAAFFRADFADIEAVDELADAVAERADGLDVLVNNAGAHFDEGGLTELGVERTFHVNHLAPFRLTNCLRERGTLDGARVVTVASEVHRRATLDLDAVTSVADYDGFEAYSRSKLANVLFARELARRDDALSSVSCHPGFVPSSGLWRNASLPVRAVMRVFSLVPRQFTFGRVDSAGSAAITPTFLAATGDHEDGAYYKDCKAVDPAPAATDDELAADLWAWSADRASR, encoded by the coding sequence ATGGTGCGACCGGAAGTCGGCGCGAGCGTGGGACACCGCGACTGCTCGGGGGAGACAGTGCTCGTCACCGGCGCGACGAGCGGCGTCGGACGCGAGGTAGCGCTGGCGCTCGCGCGCCTCGGCGCTGACGTTCTCGTTCACGGCAGAGACGCCGCCCGCGGCGAATCGGTAGCGAGCGAACTGCGAGCGCTCGGGTCGGACGCGGCGTTCTTCCGCGCCGACTTCGCGGACATCGAGGCCGTCGACGAACTCGCGGACGCCGTCGCCGAGCGAGCGGACGGATTGGACGTGCTCGTGAACAACGCCGGCGCGCACTTCGACGAGGGCGGGCTCACGGAACTCGGCGTGGAGCGGACGTTCCACGTCAATCACCTCGCACCGTTCCGCCTCACGAACTGCCTGCGGGAGCGCGGGACGCTCGACGGCGCCCGGGTCGTCACGGTGGCCTCCGAGGTCCACCGGCGCGCCACCCTCGACTTAGACGCGGTGACGAGCGTCGCCGACTACGACGGCTTCGAGGCGTACTCGCGGTCGAAGTTGGCGAACGTGCTGTTCGCGCGAGAACTCGCGCGCCGCGACGACGCGCTGTCGTCGGTGTCCTGTCACCCGGGGTTCGTGCCGTCGAGTGGGCTGTGGCGGAACGCCTCGCTCCCCGTTCGGGCCGTGATGCGCGTGTTCTCGCTCGTCCCGCGGCAGTTCACGTTCGGGCGCGTGGACTCCGCGGGGTCGGCGGCCATCACGCCGACGTTCCTCGCGGCGACCGGCGACCACGAGGACGGCGCGTACTACAAGGACTGCAAGGCCGTGGACCCCGCGCCAGCGGCGACCGACGACGAACTCGCGGCGGACCTGTGGGCGTGGAGCGCCGACCGGGCCTCGCGGTAG
- a CDS encoding phosphate signaling complex PhoU family protein — METRKVQRLGPSTLAMTLPAEWARKQNVEKGDEVTVRESGKGSLAVTPESAHGEDTEATIHAANFDADAVERAIVGQYVLGRRIIHVESDETLESEHINAVYKAETQLMGLGVVEETPERITIRCSVDPEDFDLDNLLERLENTGSTMRGEAVKALAHGSPDLAQRALNRERQANKIFVLLLRLIFTAYQNPSLARAVGLDDGFPLIGYRSVAKNLELVADNAEDIAETVLDTDGHTLEVDQQTMRRIREFTDQVDEITASAVDAVVTRDYDATVDVRELFAEIGDREGDILADLPEMGNDDLLEVREVLVSLQQSAQYSMRNAEIAANLALNEQSDHTTID, encoded by the coding sequence ATGGAGACACGGAAGGTACAGCGCCTCGGACCGTCGACGCTGGCGATGACGCTGCCCGCGGAGTGGGCGCGCAAACAGAACGTCGAGAAGGGCGACGAGGTCACCGTCCGCGAGAGCGGGAAGGGGTCGCTCGCCGTCACGCCGGAGTCCGCACACGGCGAGGATACCGAAGCCACCATCCACGCCGCGAACTTCGACGCGGACGCCGTCGAGCGCGCTATCGTCGGGCAGTACGTGCTCGGCCGCCGCATCATCCACGTCGAGAGCGACGAGACCCTCGAATCCGAACACATCAACGCCGTCTACAAGGCCGAGACCCAGTTGATGGGCCTCGGCGTCGTGGAGGAGACGCCCGAACGCATCACCATCCGGTGTTCGGTCGACCCCGAGGACTTCGACCTGGACAACCTCCTCGAACGACTGGAGAACACGGGTTCGACGATGCGCGGCGAGGCGGTGAAGGCGCTCGCACACGGCAGCCCGGACCTCGCCCAGCGCGCGCTCAACCGCGAGCGGCAGGCGAACAAGATTTTCGTCCTCCTGCTCCGCCTCATCTTCACCGCGTACCAGAACCCGAGTCTCGCGCGCGCCGTCGGCCTCGACGACGGCTTCCCGCTCATCGGCTACCGGAGCGTCGCGAAGAACCTCGAACTCGTCGCTGACAACGCCGAGGACATCGCCGAGACGGTCCTCGACACGGACGGCCACACGCTGGAGGTCGACCAGCAGACGATGCGCCGCATCCGCGAGTTCACCGACCAGGTGGACGAAATCACGGCGAGCGCCGTCGACGCCGTCGTCACCCGCGACTACGACGCCACCGTCGACGTCCGCGAGTTGTTCGCGGAAATCGGGGACCGCGAGGGCGACATCCTCGCCGACCTCCCCGAGATGGGCAACGACGACCTGCTGGAAGTGCGGGAAGTGCTCGTGAGTCTCCAGCAGTCCGCGCAGTACTCGATGCGGAACGCCGAAATCGCGGCGAACCTCGCGCTCAACGAGCAGTCCGACCACACCACTATCGACTGA
- a CDS encoding DUF2110 family protein: MVVLATKLYVEGDARERAMDGLRSLVANDVGDLDVEFDVGVRHDDFPTVTLDGPDEVAARNVLAETWGEITDEFEAGETYVGTLESWDDDGFVLDAGEEIRIPASELDLGPGSPAQIRERFGLVQHVPMTFVYGDPCRLADEERDRLYDWTRGTGRLNVNSATRGEVRATVNRAGHARDIVTVERLGLLEQSVVCKEGTDPPGLLAAVGEHLPAELLCVVP; the protein is encoded by the coding sequence ATGGTCGTCCTCGCAACCAAACTGTACGTGGAGGGGGACGCCCGCGAGCGAGCGATGGACGGCCTGCGGTCGCTCGTCGCCAACGACGTCGGCGACCTCGACGTGGAGTTCGACGTGGGCGTGCGCCACGACGACTTCCCGACGGTCACGCTCGACGGCCCCGACGAGGTCGCCGCGCGGAACGTCCTCGCGGAGACGTGGGGCGAAATCACCGACGAGTTCGAGGCCGGCGAGACGTACGTCGGCACGCTCGAATCGTGGGACGACGACGGCTTCGTGCTGGACGCCGGCGAGGAGATTCGGATTCCCGCCAGCGAACTCGACCTCGGGCCGGGGTCGCCCGCCCAGATTCGGGAGCGCTTCGGGCTCGTCCAGCACGTCCCCATGACGTTCGTGTACGGCGACCCGTGCCGGCTCGCCGACGAGGAGCGCGACCGGCTCTACGACTGGACGCGGGGCACCGGCCGCCTGAACGTGAACAGCGCGACCCGCGGCGAAGTGCGCGCGACGGTGAACCGCGCGGGCCACGCCCGCGACATCGTCACCGTCGAGCGCCTCGGCCTGCTCGAACAGAGCGTCGTCTGCAAGGAGGGCACCGACCCGCCCGGCCTGCTCGCCGCGGTCGGCGAACACCTGCCCGCGGAACTGCTCTGCGTCGTTCCATGA
- a CDS encoding inorganic phosphate transporter, which translates to MVSVLFLLAALAAGFVGFNIGGSSTGVAWGPAVGANIINKTAVAVVMTFFVFLGGWTVGRNVIDTLGGEIVRQSVFTTEASIVVLAFIGLGMLLANLYGVPVSTSMTAVGAISGLGLATNTLDWAVLGEIVVWWIIAPIVGFWCGAVVGRYFYPHIEERFAIQQSEGPLLALDRSGVVPKPTLGPGTSRREAVSTVVVFLIACYMSFSAGASNVANAVAPLVGGGLVSTNDAVFLATATIGLGAFTIARRTLESVGNGLTDLPLLAATIVMVVAATITTVASALGIPISLALATVMTIVGLGWGRATRSVAAAEIARGEVDEEDVELDALTEEPEDAARIGREPGEDVQHAGDLFDPSVVVRFVSFWIIGPSVATALSYASFVLLPIAGSA; encoded by the coding sequence ATGGTCTCTGTCCTCTTCCTTCTGGCAGCCCTCGCCGCGGGGTTCGTCGGGTTCAACATCGGCGGCTCGTCGACCGGCGTCGCGTGGGGGCCCGCCGTCGGCGCGAACATCATCAACAAGACGGCGGTCGCAGTGGTGATGACGTTCTTCGTGTTCCTCGGCGGGTGGACCGTCGGGCGGAACGTCATCGACACGCTCGGCGGCGAAATCGTCCGGCAGTCCGTGTTCACCACGGAGGCGAGCATCGTCGTGTTGGCGTTCATCGGCCTCGGGATGCTGCTGGCGAACCTCTACGGCGTCCCGGTGTCGACGTCGATGACGGCGGTCGGCGCGATTTCGGGGCTCGGGCTCGCGACGAACACGCTCGACTGGGCGGTGCTCGGCGAAATCGTCGTCTGGTGGATTATCGCGCCCATCGTCGGGTTCTGGTGTGGCGCGGTCGTCGGGCGGTACTTCTACCCCCACATCGAGGAGCGGTTCGCGATACAGCAATCCGAGGGGCCGTTACTGGCGCTGGACCGGTCCGGAGTCGTGCCGAAACCGACGCTCGGGCCGGGGACGTCGCGTCGCGAGGCCGTGAGCACGGTCGTGGTGTTCCTCATCGCGTGTTACATGTCGTTCAGCGCGGGCGCGAGCAACGTCGCGAACGCGGTCGCGCCGCTCGTCGGCGGCGGCCTCGTCAGCACGAACGACGCGGTGTTCCTCGCGACCGCCACCATCGGCCTCGGCGCGTTCACCATCGCGCGCCGGACGCTGGAGTCGGTCGGGAACGGGCTCACCGACCTGCCGCTGTTGGCGGCGACCATCGTGATGGTTGTCGCGGCGACAATCACGACGGTGGCGTCGGCGCTCGGCATCCCCATCAGCCTCGCGCTCGCGACGGTGATGACCATCGTCGGCCTCGGGTGGGGGCGGGCGACGCGGTCGGTGGCGGCGGCCGAGATTGCGCGCGGCGAGGTCGACGAGGAGGACGTGGAACTCGACGCGCTGACCGAGGAGCCCGAAGACGCCGCGCGAATCGGGCGGGAGCCCGGGGAGGACGTCCAGCACGCCGGGGACCTGTTCGACCCCTCCGTCGTCGTGCGGTTCGTCTCCTTCTGGATTATCGGCCCGTCTGTCGCGACGGCGCTCTCGTACGCGTCGTTCGTGTTGCTCCCGATTGCCGGGAGCGCCTGA